A stretch of the Macaca mulatta isolate MMU2019108-1 chromosome 16, T2T-MMU8v2.0, whole genome shotgun sequence genome encodes the following:
- the FAM222B gene encoding protein FAM222B isoform X2 yields the protein MNPPVAPYATVAPSTLAHPQAQALARQQALQHAQTLAHAPPQTLQHPQGIPPPQALSHPQSLQQPQGLGHPQPMAQTQGLVHPQALAHQGLQHPHNPLLHGGRKMPDSDAPPNVTVSTSTIPLSMAATLQHSQPPDLSSIVHQINQFCQTRAGISTTSVCEGQIANPSPISRSLLINASTRVSTHSVPTPMPSCVVNPMEHTHAATAALPAAGPVNLPTGISRAPTGYSSDLKPVTWNQHQLAHLQQMCSEAGGTPAPGLTGKHAAGRELAGSGFVGKAPAYPQELCLAPSFHLKPPLEKPTPSPPVNGMAAPLAYPNGHYFQPLWNNILPTPNSDSSGSQDLAMPFHGGQPTGAPLDCAAAPGAHYRAGTGGGPVASQNSLMQTVDYLSGDFQQACFREQSLAMLSKAHRAPGNRVPDPTESRSLHIQHPGYR from the coding sequence ATGAACCCCCCAGTGGCACCGTATGCTACTGTGGCACCCAGCACTTTAGCCCACCCCCAGGCCCAGGCTCTGGCCCGCCAGCAGGCCCTGCAGCATGCACAGACCCTGGCCCATGCCCCTCCCCAGACGCTGCAGCACCCTCAGGGTATCCCGCCACCCCAGGCACTGTCCCACCCTCAGAGCCTCCAGCAGCCTCAGGGCCTGGGCCACCCTCAGCCCATGGCCCAAACCCAGGGCTTGGTCCACCCTCAGGCCCTGGCTCACCAGGGTCTCCAGCACCCCCACAATCCTTTGCTGCATGGAGGCCGGAAGATGCCAGACTCAGATGCCCCCCCGAATGTGACCGTGTCTACCTCAACTATCCCCCTTTCAATGGCGGCCACTCTGCAGCACAGCCAGCCCCCGGACCTGAGTAGCATCGTGCACCAGATCAACCAGTTTTGCCAGACGAGGGCAGGCATCAGCACTACCTCAGTGTGTGAGGGCCAGATTGCCAACCCCAGCCCCATTAGTCGCAGTCTGCTCATCAATGCAAGCACCCGGGTGTCGACCCACAGCGTCCCCACACCAATGCCTTCATGTGTGGTCAATCCCATGGAGCACACCCATGCGGCCACTGCCGCGTTGCCTGCTGCAGGTCCTGTCAACCTGCCCACAGGCATCTCTCGCGCCCCCACTGGCTACTCTAGCGACCTCAAGCCAGTCACCTGGAACCAGCACCAGCTGGCCCACCTACAACAGATGTGCAGCGAGGCTGGTGGGACGCCAGCCCCTGGCCTGACAGGCAAGCATGCAGCAGGACGCGAGTTGGCAGGGTCTGGCTTTGTGGGCAAAGCCCCTGCCTACCCGCAAGAACTCTGCCTGGCGCCGTCCTTCCATCTGAAGCCACCCCTGGAAAAGCCGACCCCATCCCCACCAGTCAACGGCATGGCAGCCCCATTGGCCTACCCCAATGGCCACTACTTCCAACCCCTGTGGAACAACATTCTGCCCACTCCCAATAGCGACAGCTCGGGGTCTCAGGACCTCGCCATGCCGTTCCACGGTGGGCAGCCCACAGGTGCACCCCTCGACTGTGCAGCAGCTCCCGGGGCCCACTACCGAGCAGGGACCGGGGGCGGTCCAGTGGCAAGCCAGAACAGCTTAATGCAAACAGTGGATTACCTAAGTGGGGATTTCCAACAGGCCTGCTTCCGAGAACAGAGCCTGGCCATGCTGAGCAAGGCCCACCGAGCCCCTGGCAACCGAGTCCCCGATCCCACAGAGAGTCGAAGTCTTCATATTCAGCACCCAGGGTATAGATAG
- the FAM222B gene encoding protein FAM222B isoform X1: MLACLPGPGDLSFQLLSHTQMNTGLQKWDTTQKMRTAHYPTPAELDAYAKKVANNPLTIKIFPNSVKVPQRKHVRRTVNGLDTSAQRYSPYPTQAATKAGLLAIVKVPAKSILKDFDGTRARLLPEAIMNPPVAPYATVAPSTLAHPQAQALARQQALQHAQTLAHAPPQTLQHPQGIPPPQALSHPQSLQQPQGLGHPQPMAQTQGLVHPQALAHQGLQHPHNPLLHGGRKMPDSDAPPNVTVSTSTIPLSMAATLQHSQPPDLSSIVHQINQFCQTRAGISTTSVCEGQIANPSPISRSLLINASTRVSTHSVPTPMPSCVVNPMEHTHAATAALPAAGPVNLPTGISRAPTGYSSDLKPVTWNQHQLAHLQQMCSEAGGTPAPGLTGKHAAGRELAGSGFVGKAPAYPQELCLAPSFHLKPPLEKPTPSPPVNGMAAPLAYPNGHYFQPLWNNILPTPNSDSSGSQDLAMPFHGGQPTGAPLDCAAAPGAHYRAGTGGGPVASQNSLMQTVDYLSGDFQQACFREQSLAMLSKAHRAPGNRVPDPTESRSLHIQHPGYR, translated from the exons ATGCTAGCCTGTCTACCAGGGCCAGGTGACCTGTCCTTTCAGCTTCTTTCTCACACGCAGATGAACACTGGACTTCAGAAAT gGGACACTACACAGAAAATGAGAACTGCTCACTATCCTACCCCAGCCGAATTGGATGCATATGCTAAGAAGGTCGCAAACAACCCACTGACTATAAAAATCTTCCCCAACAGTGTGAAGGTTCCCCAGCGGAAACACGTTCGTCGTACTGTGAACGGCCTCGACACATCAGCCCAGCGCTACAGCCCCTACCCGACACAGGCTGCCACCAAGGCAGGCCTGCTTGCCATTGTCAAAGTGCCAGCCAAAAGCATACTCAAGGACTTTGACGGCACCCGAGCCCGGTTGCTCCCTGAGGCCATCATGAACCCCCCAGTGGCACCGTATGCTACTGTGGCACCCAGCACTTTAGCCCACCCCCAGGCCCAGGCTCTGGCCCGCCAGCAGGCCCTGCAGCATGCACAGACCCTGGCCCATGCCCCTCCCCAGACGCTGCAGCACCCTCAGGGTATCCCGCCACCCCAGGCACTGTCCCACCCTCAGAGCCTCCAGCAGCCTCAGGGCCTGGGCCACCCTCAGCCCATGGCCCAAACCCAGGGCTTGGTCCACCCTCAGGCCCTGGCTCACCAGGGTCTCCAGCACCCCCACAATCCTTTGCTGCATGGAGGCCGGAAGATGCCAGACTCAGATGCCCCCCCGAATGTGACCGTGTCTACCTCAACTATCCCCCTTTCAATGGCGGCCACTCTGCAGCACAGCCAGCCCCCGGACCTGAGTAGCATCGTGCACCAGATCAACCAGTTTTGCCAGACGAGGGCAGGCATCAGCACTACCTCAGTGTGTGAGGGCCAGATTGCCAACCCCAGCCCCATTAGTCGCAGTCTGCTCATCAATGCAAGCACCCGGGTGTCGACCCACAGCGTCCCCACACCAATGCCTTCATGTGTGGTCAATCCCATGGAGCACACCCATGCGGCCACTGCCGCGTTGCCTGCTGCAGGTCCTGTCAACCTGCCCACAGGCATCTCTCGCGCCCCCACTGGCTACTCTAGCGACCTCAAGCCAGTCACCTGGAACCAGCACCAGCTGGCCCACCTACAACAGATGTGCAGCGAGGCTGGTGGGACGCCAGCCCCTGGCCTGACAGGCAAGCATGCAGCAGGACGCGAGTTGGCAGGGTCTGGCTTTGTGGGCAAAGCCCCTGCCTACCCGCAAGAACTCTGCCTGGCGCCGTCCTTCCATCTGAAGCCACCCCTGGAAAAGCCGACCCCATCCCCACCAGTCAACGGCATGGCAGCCCCATTGGCCTACCCCAATGGCCACTACTTCCAACCCCTGTGGAACAACATTCTGCCCACTCCCAATAGCGACAGCTCGGGGTCTCAGGACCTCGCCATGCCGTTCCACGGTGGGCAGCCCACAGGTGCACCCCTCGACTGTGCAGCAGCTCCCGGGGCCCACTACCGAGCAGGGACCGGGGGCGGTCCAGTGGCAAGCCAGAACAGCTTAATGCAAACAGTGGATTACCTAAGTGGGGATTTCCAACAGGCCTGCTTCCGAGAACAGAGCCTGGCCATGCTGAGCAAGGCCCACCGAGCCCCTGGCAACCGAGTCCCCGATCCCACAGAGAGTCGAAGTCTTCATATTCAGCACCCAGGGTATAGATAG
- the FAM222B gene encoding protein FAM222B (The RefSeq protein has 2 substitutions compared to this genomic sequence) yields MLACLPGPGDLSFQLLSHTQMNTGLQKWDTTQKMRTAHYPTPAELDAYAKKVANNPLTIKIFPNSVKVPQRKHVRRTVNGLDTSAQRYSPYPTQAATKAGLLAIVKVPAKSILKDFDGTRARLLPEAIMNPPVAPYATVAPSTLAHPQAQALARQQALQHAQTLAHAPPQTLQHPQGIPPPQALSHPQSLQQPQGLGHPQPMAQTQGLVHPQALAHQGLQHPHNPLLHGGRKMPDSDAPPNVTVSTSTIPLSMAATLQHSQPPDLSSIVHQINQFCQTRAGISTTSVCEGQIANPSPISRSLLINASTRVSTHSVPTPMPSCVVNPMEHTHAATAALPAAGPVNLPTGISRAPTGYSSDLKPVTWNQHQLAHLQQMCSEAGGTPAPGLTGKHAAGRELAGPGFVGKAPAYPQELCLAPSFHLKPPLEKPTPSPPVNGMAAPLAYPNGHYFQPLWNNILPTPNSDSSGSQDLAMPFHGGQPTGAPLDCAAAPGAHYRAGTGGGPVASQNSLMQTVDYLSGDFQQACFREQSLAMLSKAHRAPGNRAPDPTESRSLHIQHPGYR; encoded by the exons ATGCTAGCCTGTCTACCAGGGCCAGGTGACCTGTCCTTTCAGCTTCTTTCTCACACGCAGATGAACACTGGACTTCAGAAAT gGGACACTACACAGAAAATGAGAACTGCTCACTATCCTACCCCAGCCGAATTGGATGCATATGCTAAGAAGGTCGCAAACAACCCACTGACTATAAAAATCTTCCCCAACAGTGTGAAGGTTCCCCAGCGGAAACACGTTCGTCGTACTGTGAACGGCCTCGACACATCAGCCCAGCGCTACAGCCCCTACCCGACACAGGCTGCCACCAAGGCAGGCCTGCTTGCCATTGTCAAAGTGCCAGCCAAAAGCATACTCAAGGACTTTGACGGCACCCGAGCCCGGTTGCTCCCTGAGGCCATCATGAACCCCCCAGTGGCACCGTATGCTACTGTGGCACCCAGCACTTTAGCCCACCCCCAGGCCCAGGCTCTGGCCCGCCAGCAGGCCCTGCAGCATGCACAGACCCTGGCCCATGCCCCTCCCCAGACGCTGCAGCACCCTCAGGGTATCCCGCCACCCCAGGCACTGTCCCACCCTCAGAGCCTCCAGCAGCCTCAGGGCCTGGGCCACCCTCAGCCCATGGCCCAAACCCAGGGCTTGGTCCACCCTCAGGCCCTGGCTCACCAGGGTCTCCAGCACCCCCACAATCCTTTGCTGCATGGAGGCCGGAAGATGCCAGACTCAGATGCCCCCCCGAATGTGACCGTGTCTACCTCAACTATCCCCCTTTCAATGGCGGCCACTCTGCAGCACAGCCAGCCCCCGGACCTGAGTAGCATCGTGCACCAGATCAACCAGTTTTGCCAGACGAGGGCAGGCATCAGCACTACCTCAGTGTGTGAGGGCCAGATTGCCAACCCCAGCCCCATTAGTCGCAGTCTGCTCATCAATGCAAGCACCCGGGTGTCGACCCACAGCGTCCCCACACCAATGCCTTCATGTGTGGTCAATCCCATGGAGCACACCCATGCGGCCACTGCCGCGTTGCCTGCTGCAGGTCCTGTCAACCTGCCCACAGGCATCTCTCGCGCCCCCACTGGCTACTCTAGCGACCTCAAGCCAGTCACCTGGAACCAGCACCAGCTGGCCCACCTACAACAGATGTGCAGCGAGGCTGGTGGGACGCCAGCCCCTGGCCTGACAGGCAAGCATGCAGCAGGACGCGAGTTGGCAGGGTCTGGCTTTGTGGGCAAAGCCCCTGCCTACCCGCAAGAACTCTGCCTGGCGCCGTCCTTCCATCTGAAGCCACCCCTGGAAAAGCCGACCCCATCCCCACCAGTCAACGGCATGGCAGCCCCATTGGCCTACCCCAATGGCCACTACTTCCAACCCCTGTGGAACAACATTCTGCCCACTCCCAATAGCGACAGCTCGGGGTCTCAGGACCTCGCCATGCCGTTCCACGGTGGGCAGCCCACAGGTGCACCCCTCGACTGTGCAGCAGCTCCCGGGGCCCACTACCGAGCAGGGACCGGGGGCGGTCCAGTGGCAAGCCAGAACAGCTTAATGCAAACAGTGGATTACCTAAGTGGGGATTTCCAACAGGCCTGCTTCCGAGAACAGAGCCTGGCCATGCTGAGCAAGGCCCACCGAGCCCCTGGCAACCGAGTCCCCGATCCCACAGAGAGTCGAAGTCTTCATATTCAGCACCCAGGGTATAGATAG